In Candidatus Omnitrophota bacterium, a genomic segment contains:
- a CDS encoding P-II family nitrogen regulator, producing the protein MKLIIAILQPHKLENVLQELDRDQIYLKTVSNVLGCGRQKGRTEVYRGRKETGNMLKKVRLEIAVNDKYLQPAVNAIMRGAKTGNIGDGKIFVLDLAECMRIRTGEKGGEAIG; encoded by the coding sequence ATGAAACTTATAATCGCGATACTGCAGCCGCACAAGCTGGAGAATGTCCTGCAGGAGCTTGACAGGGACCAGATATATCTTAAGACGGTCTCGAACGTCCTCGGATGCGGGCGCCAGAAGGGACGTACCGAAGTATACCGGGGGAGGAAAGAGACCGGCAATATGCTGAAGAAGGTACGCCTCGAGATAGCCGTCAACGACAAGTACCTGCAGCCGGCCGTAAATGCTATAATGCGCGGCGCAAAGACGGGGAACATAGGGGACGGGAAGATATTTGTGCTCGACCTTGCAGAGTGTATGCGTATAAGGACCGGAGAGAAGGGCGGAGAGGCGATAGGATAA
- a CDS encoding type 1 glutamine amidotransferase: protein MSGKIVVLKHVGSEGPGTIADFFANTKWDLSVIDLGRESALLGELTNIDGIVSMGGPMNAYEEELYPFLKDEIAFLKKAVEEEIPTIGICLGAQLLARSCGATVKRAEEEEIGWYDVELTEDGLRDPLFSGIPAKIRVFQWHHDTFEIPAGGTLMAKGRGCLNQAFKVGANAYGLQFHVEVTPQMITSWIRECGELREGAADILFECYEGREALRELTEKLCLNFSRMISVSQRSATGRTPAGHKTF from the coding sequence ATGTCGGGGAAGATAGTGGTCTTAAAACATGTTGGATCTGAAGGTCCGGGCACCATAGCCGATTTTTTCGCAAATACAAAGTGGGACCTTAGTGTGATCGACCTGGGCAGGGAGAGTGCGCTCCTGGGCGAACTTACCAATATAGACGGGATCGTCTCCATGGGCGGACCGATGAACGCATATGAAGAGGAGCTATATCCGTTCCTGAAAGATGAGATCGCGTTCCTGAAGAAGGCAGTAGAGGAAGAGATCCCCACAATAGGAATATGTCTTGGGGCGCAGTTGCTGGCCAGGTCCTGCGGGGCGACGGTAAAGAGGGCGGAAGAGGAAGAGATCGGGTGGTACGATGTCGAATTGACCGAGGACGGCCTGCGCGATCCGTTATTCTCCGGGATACCGGCGAAGATACGCGTCTTCCAATGGCATCATGATACTTTTGAAATACCCGCGGGAGGCACGCTTATGGCAAAAGGCCGGGGTTGTTTGAACCAGGCGTTCAAGGTCGGCGCCAACGCGTATGGCCTTCAATTCCATGTTGAGGTGACCCCTCAGATGATAACAAGCTGGATAAGAGAGTGCGGCGAATTAAGAGAGGGTGCGGCCGATATCCTTTTTGAGTGTTATGAAGGCCGTGAAGCCCTCAGGGAGCTGACAGAGAAGCTCTGCCTTAATTTTTCCAGGATGATCTCGGTTTCACAAAGATCCGCAACCGGGCGAACCCCGGCCGGGCATAAAACGTTTTAA
- the glnA gene encoding type I glutamate--ammonia ligase, with amino-acid sequence MKMVKDKGIQIIDLKFNDLPGLWQHFSIPATEMKEMDDITRSIWVDGIGFDGSSIRGFQKIQESDMILIPDPSTAVIDPVCEVPTLSLICDIYDPLSRKAYTRDPRYIAKKAEKYLKTTGIADSVYFGPEAEFFIFNDVRFDQTENSGYYFIDSDEADWNTGRTENPNLGYKIRFKEGYFPVPPHDSLQDLRSRIILKMLESGINVEVHHHEVATAGQCEIDMKFDKLTKMADNLLLYKYIIKNMARKNGMVATFMPKPLFADNGSGMHCHQSLWKNGVNLFYDKNGYALLSQTAKYYIGGLLKHANSLMAFCAPTTNSYKRLVPGYEAPVNLVYSARNRSAAVRIPMYSDSPKSKRIEFRPPDPACNGYIAFSAMLMAGLDGIQNKIDPGEPNDADLFELNEEELKKIPTVPSSLRRAIDALEADHEYLLKGGVFTKDVIDIWIEYKRKKEIDSVRMRPHPYEFYLYFDI; translated from the coding sequence ATGAAGATGGTGAAGGATAAGGGTATCCAGATAATCGACCTGAAGTTCAATGACCTGCCCGGCCTGTGGCAGCACTTTTCCATACCGGCCACTGAGATGAAAGAGATGGACGATATCACACGTTCCATATGGGTGGACGGTATAGGGTTCGACGGCTCATCCATAAGAGGCTTCCAGAAGATACAGGAGTCGGACATGATACTCATACCCGACCCTTCGACCGCAGTCATAGACCCTGTCTGCGAAGTCCCTACGTTGAGCCTCATATGCGACATCTACGACCCTCTTTCCAGAAAGGCATACACGCGCGACCCCCGCTACATAGCCAAGAAGGCGGAGAAGTACCTCAAGACGACCGGGATCGCCGACAGCGTCTACTTCGGGCCGGAAGCCGAATTCTTCATCTTCAACGATGTCCGGTTCGACCAGACAGAGAACTCCGGCTACTACTTTATCGACTCCGATGAGGCGGACTGGAACACGGGGAGGACAGAAAACCCCAACCTGGGTTACAAGATAAGGTTCAAAGAAGGATACTTCCCTGTACCTCCGCATGATTCCTTACAGGACCTCAGGAGCAGGATAATCCTTAAGATGCTCGAATCCGGCATCAATGTGGAGGTCCATCACCATGAAGTCGCGACAGCCGGCCAGTGCGAGATAGACATGAAGTTCGACAAGCTGACAAAGATGGCCGACAACCTGCTCCTCTACAAATACATAATAAAGAACATGGCCAGGAAGAACGGGATGGTAGCGACGTTCATGCCCAAACCTCTCTTTGCGGATAACGGTTCGGGCATGCATTGTCACCAGAGCCTGTGGAAGAACGGCGTCAACCTATTCTACGACAAGAACGGCTATGCCCTGCTCAGCCAGACGGCGAAATACTATATAGGAGGGCTCCTGAAGCATGCCAACAGTTTAATGGCCTTCTGCGCCCCGACCACCAACTCCTATAAACGGCTTGTGCCCGGATATGAGGCGCCCGTCAACCTCGTCTATTCGGCCAGGAACCGTTCTGCGGCGGTACGCATACCTATGTACTCCGACAGCCCTAAATCGAAGCGTATAGAGTTCCGTCCGCCTGACCCGGCATGTAACGGCTACATCGCATTCAGCGCCATGCTGATGGCCGGCCTGGACGGCATACAGAACAAGATAGACCCGGGTGAGCCGAATGATGCCGATCTCTTTGAGCTGAACGAAGAAGAGCTTAAGAAGATACCGACCGTACCGTCATCTCTGCGAAGGGCGATCGATGCCCTGGAGGCGGACCACGAATACCTCCTCAAGGGAGGCGTCTTCACCAAAGATGTCATAGACATCTGGATAGAATACAAGAGAAAGAAAGAGATAGATTCCGTGCGGATGCGGCCGCACCCTTACGAATTCTACCTCTACTTCGATATTTAA
- a CDS encoding helix-turn-helix domain-containing protein encodes MGKKPKKVKMVTILISRDEKNIQRILTDALQREGYGTSVDLKTDDMMRLAGKINEPGASTLKDIITRLGESLCREKNGVLYRSILEIIEKPLIEYTLERTEGNQLKAARILGINRNTMRSKIKRLNIDVDRWKVPIQ; translated from the coding sequence TTGGGCAAGAAACCGAAGAAGGTCAAGATGGTGACTATACTGATCTCCAGGGACGAAAAGAACATACAGCGCATACTGACCGATGCCCTGCAGAGGGAAGGGTATGGGACATCCGTAGACCTGAAGACGGATGATATGATGCGGCTAGCCGGCAAGATCAATGAACCCGGGGCGTCGACGCTGAAAGATATAATCACCAGGCTGGGGGAGTCGCTCTGCCGCGAAAAGAACGGTGTGCTGTACAGGTCTATCCTGGAGATCATCGAGAAACCGCTCATAGAATATACCCTCGAGAGGACGGAGGGAAATCAATTGAAGGCGGCCAGGATACTCGGGATCAACCGCAATACGATGCGCTCAAAGATAAAGAGGCTGAACATCGATGTCGATAGGTGGAAGGTGCCCATACAATGA
- the gltB gene encoding glutamate synthase large subunit yields the protein MNFHNVPEEQGLYDPRFEHDSCGVGFVCDIKGIRSNDIIRQALEVLGHLSHRGATGADPKTGDGAGILMQMPHKFFSTVCDRAGIALPGEGDYGSGLVFLSRDPEERKSHKRIFEKIVREEGQVCAGWRAVPVDDSDIGLAARETEPVIEQVFITKGKGVSDIFDFERKLYLIRRRVENAIRGGGAAGKVSFYVTNLSCRTFSYKGLLTPSQTGNFFPDLKDRAMESAICVVHSRYSTNTFPTWDLAQPFRFLAHNGEINTLRGNINWMHAREGLLKSRLFGKDIRKIMPVIVPGGSDSANIDNVFELLVLSGRSMPHAMSMLIPSAWEENGLMKKKIKDFHRYHACLTEPWDGPAAIAFTDGTRVGAVLDRNGLRPARYIITKRDLVVMASEVGVLDINPSDILVSAKLEPGKMFFIDTAEGRIIDDDEIKGGLASGAPYSAWLDSHLVDLEDLPDGKVPADKGDLQTALKAFGYTREDLKMIIKPMAEKGVEPIGSMGNDTPHAALSEVPQLIYSYFKQLFAQVTNPAIDPIREELVMSLETYLGPEGNLLDETDEHCRRLRVKRPILTNEELAKIRAIKKNGFRTKTISTLFDPSDKDGFENTLSSICRKVSSAIREGCTFIILSDRGVDRDHAALPALMAIGAVHHHLVRKALRTRIGIIVESGEPREVHHFALLFGYGADCVNPYLAYETIGHLKATGELSPNVKVALKNYIAAVNKGIMKVLSKMGISTLQSYRGAQIFEALGLNKDVVERCFAGTVSRIGGSDLNAIQEEYLSRHREAYPAGVYPQPYLASGGIYQWKKDGEFHLWNPDSIAALQDAARKDDYPRYKEFAKLINDQREHPTTLRGLLAFRKAVPIPIDEVEPVEDIVKRFATGAMSFGSISRAAHETIAIAMNRLGGRSNTGEGGEDPARFSPLPNGDSVRSSVKQVASGRFGVTINYLVNADELQIKIAQGAKPGEGGQLPGHKVSATIAKTRYTTPGVTLISPPPHHDIYSIEDLAQLIFDLKNANPRARISVKLVSEAGVGTVAAGVAKGHADMILIAGGDGGTGASPLSSIRHAGLPWELGLSETHQTLVLNRLRSRVRLQTDGQMRTGRDVAIAALLGAEEFGFSTAVLIVMGCVMLRHCHLNNCSLGVATQDAALEKRFSGRPEHIINYFHFVAQELREIMASLGIRKIDDMVGRTDLLETDENICRKKTRMIDLSKVLYRPAAGPENGVHRTRYQDHGIDSVLDLRLIELSKDALEKRAPVLVRSVIRNTDRTTGAMLSGRVSALYGEEGLPEDTIHCGFKGVAGQSFGAFLAKGITFELEGMTNDYVGKGISGGKIIVYPDRRTDYLPEKNILIGNTTFYGAISGEAYIRGIAGERFAIRNSGLYAVVEGLGDHGCEYMTGGRVVILGKTGRNFAAGMSGGIAYIYDDPRFASKYNREMVELEELSESDIETLRTLISNHHRYTGSAVAGKILDNFQYEVRAFIKVMPVEYKQVLGQRKSAGKPDLVEVSDG from the coding sequence ATGAACTTTCACAACGTTCCGGAAGAACAGGGATTATACGACCCGCGCTTTGAGCACGACAGCTGCGGTGTAGGATTCGTGTGCGACATAAAGGGCATACGGTCGAATGACATCATACGCCAGGCCCTGGAGGTGCTCGGACACCTTTCTCACCGCGGGGCGACCGGGGCCGATCCGAAAACTGGCGACGGAGCCGGCATCCTTATGCAGATGCCGCACAAATTCTTTTCTACGGTTTGCGACAGGGCAGGTATAGCGCTTCCGGGCGAGGGCGATTACGGCTCAGGCCTCGTATTCTTATCCCGTGACCCGGAAGAAAGGAAGTCCCATAAACGCATCTTCGAAAAGATCGTAAGGGAAGAGGGGCAGGTCTGCGCCGGTTGGCGGGCGGTCCCGGTAGACGATTCCGATATAGGGCTAGCGGCGCGCGAGACGGAACCGGTGATAGAACAGGTCTTCATAACGAAGGGTAAGGGGGTCTCCGATATCTTCGATTTTGAGAGGAAGCTCTATCTGATCCGAAGGCGCGTCGAAAACGCGATAAGGGGCGGCGGGGCCGCAGGCAAGGTCTCCTTTTACGTCACAAACCTGTCGTGCCGGACATTCTCCTACAAAGGCCTCCTGACGCCTTCTCAGACGGGAAATTTCTTCCCCGACCTGAAAGACCGGGCAATGGAAAGCGCCATATGCGTCGTCCATTCGCGCTACAGCACCAATACGTTCCCGACATGGGACCTTGCCCAGCCGTTCCGTTTCCTGGCCCACAACGGGGAGATAAACACCCTGCGCGGCAATATAAACTGGATGCATGCGAGGGAAGGTCTCTTGAAGAGCAGGCTCTTCGGGAAGGACATCAGGAAGATAATGCCTGTCATAGTTCCCGGCGGCAGCGATTCGGCGAACATCGATAATGTCTTTGAACTGCTCGTACTGTCCGGCAGGTCTATGCCTCACGCGATGAGCATGCTCATACCGTCCGCATGGGAAGAGAACGGTCTCATGAAGAAGAAGATAAAAGACTTCCACAGGTACCACGCCTGCCTGACCGAACCATGGGACGGCCCGGCGGCCATAGCGTTCACGGACGGGACGAGGGTCGGCGCTGTATTGGACCGGAACGGCCTGCGCCCCGCTCGGTACATAATAACGAAACGGGATCTTGTCGTCATGGCCTCGGAAGTAGGGGTGCTCGATATCAACCCTTCGGATATACTCGTCTCCGCGAAACTTGAGCCGGGCAAGATGTTCTTCATAGATACCGCCGAGGGGCGCATAATAGACGACGATGAGATAAAGGGCGGCCTCGCATCCGGGGCTCCCTACTCCGCATGGCTCGATTCGCACCTTGTCGACCTTGAGGACTTGCCCGACGGAAAAGTGCCCGCCGATAAGGGGGATCTCCAGACGGCCCTGAAGGCGTTCGGTTATACCAGGGAAGACCTGAAGATGATCATCAAGCCGATGGCTGAAAAGGGGGTTGAGCCGATCGGTTCCATGGGAAACGACACGCCGCATGCGGCGCTATCGGAGGTCCCGCAGCTTATTTACAGCTACTTCAAACAGCTGTTCGCACAGGTGACTAACCCGGCCATAGACCCCATACGCGAAGAGCTCGTCATGAGCCTGGAGACGTATCTCGGCCCGGAGGGGAACCTCCTGGACGAAACGGATGAGCATTGCCGGCGGCTCAGGGTGAAACGGCCAATACTCACTAACGAGGAACTGGCGAAGATACGCGCGATAAAGAAGAACGGCTTCAGGACAAAGACGATATCCACCCTCTTTGACCCATCCGATAAGGACGGGTTTGAAAATACGCTATCGTCGATATGCCGCAAGGTCTCTTCCGCGATACGGGAAGGGTGTACCTTCATCATATTGAGCGACCGCGGCGTCGACAGGGACCATGCGGCCCTGCCGGCCCTTATGGCGATCGGCGCCGTCCACCACCATCTCGTCAGGAAGGCATTGCGGACGAGGATAGGCATCATAGTGGAAAGCGGAGAGCCGCGCGAGGTGCACCATTTCGCGCTCCTCTTCGGCTACGGCGCGGACTGCGTCAACCCGTACCTGGCCTATGAGACGATCGGCCATCTTAAGGCAACGGGCGAACTCTCTCCGAACGTTAAAGTTGCGCTCAAGAATTATATTGCGGCGGTGAACAAAGGCATAATGAAGGTCCTTTCCAAGATGGGGATATCGACGCTCCAGAGCTACAGGGGCGCCCAGATCTTCGAGGCGCTGGGCCTGAATAAAGACGTGGTGGAGAGGTGTTTTGCAGGGACCGTCTCCAGGATAGGCGGATCCGATCTCAACGCCATCCAGGAAGAGTACCTTTCGAGGCACAGGGAGGCATACCCGGCAGGAGTCTACCCGCAGCCGTATCTCGCCTCGGGCGGCATCTACCAATGGAAAAAGGACGGGGAGTTCCACCTCTGGAACCCCGACAGCATAGCGGCCCTTCAGGACGCCGCAAGGAAGGACGACTATCCAAGGTATAAGGAGTTTGCAAAACTTATCAATGACCAGCGGGAACACCCGACTACCCTCAGGGGCCTCCTCGCCTTCAGGAAAGCGGTGCCGATACCCATCGACGAAGTAGAACCCGTTGAAGATATAGTGAAACGCTTCGCGACGGGCGCCATGAGCTTCGGGTCCATAAGCAGGGCCGCGCATGAAACGATAGCGATAGCGATGAACCGCCTCGGCGGGCGCTCAAACACGGGAGAGGGCGGAGAAGACCCCGCAAGGTTCAGTCCCCTCCCGAACGGCGATTCGGTCCGGAGCTCCGTCAAACAGGTCGCATCAGGGAGATTCGGCGTCACCATAAATTACCTTGTGAACGCTGATGAGCTCCAGATAAAGATCGCCCAGGGTGCCAAGCCCGGAGAAGGAGGCCAGCTGCCCGGACATAAGGTCAGCGCCACCATCGCCAAAACCCGTTATACTACACCCGGCGTCACGCTCATATCTCCGCCGCCGCACCACGACATATACTCGATCGAAGACCTCGCCCAGCTTATCTTCGACCTCAAGAACGCAAACCCCAGGGCGCGCATAAGCGTGAAGCTCGTATCCGAGGCAGGGGTTGGTACGGTCGCGGCAGGGGTGGCAAAAGGGCATGCAGACATGATATTGATCGCGGGAGGGGACGGGGGCACCGGCGCCTCCCCGTTAAGTTCCATACGCCACGCCGGGCTGCCCTGGGAACTGGGGCTTTCGGAGACGCACCAGACGCTCGTCCTCAACAGGCTGAGGAGCAGGGTACGCCTCCAGACGGACGGTCAGATGCGTACAGGCAGGGACGTGGCAATAGCGGCGTTATTGGGCGCCGAGGAGTTCGGGTTCAGCACCGCCGTACTAATAGTCATGGGATGCGTCATGCTGCGCCATTGCCATCTCAACAACTGTTCCCTGGGCGTAGCGACCCAGGACGCTGCCCTGGAGAAGAGATTTTCCGGGAGGCCCGAGCATATCATTAATTATTTCCATTTTGTGGCACAGGAGCTGCGCGAGATCATGGCTTCTCTGGGTATAAGGAAGATCGACGACATGGTAGGGAGGACCGACCTGCTCGAAACAGATGAGAATATCTGCCGTAAGAAGACGCGCATGATAGACCTCTCAAAGGTACTCTACAGGCCGGCCGCGGGTCCGGAGAACGGCGTACACCGGACAAGATACCAGGACCATGGGATCGACAGTGTCCTGGACCTCAGACTGATCGAACTGTCGAAAGATGCCCTGGAAAAGAGAGCGCCGGTGCTGGTGAGATCCGTCATCCGCAATACCGACAGGACGACCGGCGCCATGCTGAGCGGCCGCGTCTCGGCTCTTTACGGCGAAGAGGGCCTGCCCGAAGATACCATACACTGCGGGTTCAAAGGCGTTGCGGGGCAGAGCTTCGGCGCCTTCCTCGCAAAAGGGATCACCTTTGAGCTTGAGGGTATGACCAACGACTACGTCGGTAAAGGCATCTCGGGCGGAAAGATAATAGTATATCCGGACAGGCGTACGGACTACCTCCCGGAAAAGAATATACTGATAGGCAATACGACGTTTTACGGCGCGATAAGCGGTGAGGCATACATAAGGGGCATAGCCGGAGAGCGCTTCGCCATACGCAATTCCGGGCTCTACGCGGTCGTCGAGGGCCTCGGAGACCATGGATGCGAATACATGACCGGCGGCAGGGTGGTCATCCTGGGAAAGACCGGGAGGAATTTTGCGGCAGGCATGTCCGGAGGGATAGCTTACATTTACGATGACCCGCGTTTCGCCTCCAAATATAACAGGGAGATGGTCGAGCTGGAAGAGCTGTCAGAGAGCGACATAGAGACGCTGCGGACGCTCATATCCAACCACCATCGCTACACCGGAAGCGCCGTCGCCGGGAAGATACTCGATAATTTCCAATACGAGGTGCGGGCTTTCATCAAGGTCATGCCGGTA
- a CDS encoding ammonium transporter, whose product MINSGDTAWVLISSALVMLMTAPGLAFFYGGLVRRKNVLATMMQSFFILCLLSIQWILWGYTLSFGPDKGHFIGGLAWFGLKGVGMAPNADYAATIPHLLFMAYQMMFAVITPALITGAFAERMKFSTYVIFTLLWATLVYDPVCHWVWGTGGWLRAKGALDFAGGTVVHVSSGIAALVAALVLGKRRGYGREPMSPHNLPLTVLGAALLWFGWFGFNAGSALGANELAVWAFISTNTAAAAAALTWMFIEWKTVGKPTILGGATGAVAGLVAITPAAGFVSPISAIFIGIIVGLVCYMAVAVIKLKLAYDDSLDAFGVHGVGGTVGALATGLFAQKAINPAGNNGLFFGNPSQFMVQLTGVLATMVYSVVVTFVLLKVLDAVMGLRVDDDDEVVGLDISQHEESAYTLLD is encoded by the coding sequence ATGATAAATTCAGGCGATACGGCGTGGGTCCTGATATCGAGCGCGCTCGTGATGCTTATGACGGCGCCGGGGCTGGCGTTCTTCTACGGGGGGCTCGTGAGGCGCAAGAACGTCCTCGCGACGATGATGCAGTCGTTCTTCATCCTATGCCTCCTGAGCATCCAATGGATACTCTGGGGCTATACGCTATCATTCGGCCCTGACAAAGGGCACTTCATAGGAGGTCTTGCGTGGTTCGGCCTTAAAGGCGTGGGCATGGCCCCTAACGCCGATTATGCGGCCACTATACCGCATCTCCTCTTTATGGCATACCAGATGATGTTCGCGGTCATAACGCCGGCACTCATCACCGGCGCCTTCGCGGAGAGGATGAAGTTCTCTACATACGTTATATTCACGCTGCTATGGGCAACGCTGGTCTACGACCCCGTGTGCCACTGGGTATGGGGGACCGGAGGATGGTTGCGCGCTAAAGGGGCCCTCGATTTTGCCGGCGGCACGGTAGTCCATGTCTCCTCGGGTATAGCCGCGCTGGTCGCGGCACTGGTACTGGGTAAGAGGCGCGGTTATGGCCGTGAACCGATGAGCCCTCACAACCTGCCCCTTACGGTACTGGGCGCGGCGCTATTGTGGTTCGGGTGGTTCGGGTTCAATGCGGGGAGCGCGCTCGGCGCGAATGAGCTGGCGGTATGGGCATTCATCTCGACCAACACCGCGGCAGCGGCAGCCGCCCTCACATGGATGTTCATAGAGTGGAAGACGGTGGGAAAACCGACCATCCTTGGAGGGGCGACAGGAGCGGTAGCCGGCCTCGTTGCGATAACCCCTGCGGCCGGGTTCGTCTCTCCGATCTCCGCGATATTTATAGGGATAATAGTAGGGCTTGTATGCTACATGGCGGTGGCGGTCATAAAACTGAAACTGGCCTACGATGACTCTCTTGACGCATTCGGCGTCCACGGCGTGGGAGGTACGGTCGGCGCCCTTGCGACGGGCCTATTTGCCCAGAAGGCCATAAATCCCGCGGGGAACAACGGCCTCTTCTTCGGGAACCCTTCTCAATTCATGGTCCAGCTTACGGGCGTCCTGGCCACGATGGTATATTCCGTGGTGGTCACGTTCGTATTGTTGAAGGTCCTGGACGCCGTCATGGGTCTGAGGGTGGACGACGATGACGAGGTCGTGGGCCTCGACATTTCGCAGCACGAGGAGAGCGCATATACGTTGCTGGACTAA